Below is a genomic region from Zavarzinella sp..
ATCACGATGTCCAGGTTCAGCAGGCACCAACGGGTATACCGCAATCAGCAATCATGGTTCACAACTCACCCGGTGAAAATGTGGCAATTACTGGTAATTGTCCTTTTACCACATCGGGTTTTGGCCTGACACCAGGTGTCCAGTTCGGTCTCATTCAACGTACGGAATCTTCGAATGAAGCTTCCGTATATCACGAATGGTTCTCGCAACTCTGGATAAGCACTCAGTCAAACGGGATCAAAAGCAGTTTGTTCGAAAAACTGAGCGAAATGGTAGATCATCGTTCTCCAGAGACTGCATATCACCTCGCACTTTTGCATCTCTTCCAAAAGTACGGTGAGGAACTCGATGAAGAGCGAATCGTCAAAAGTGCAACCGGAATCAAGAATACAATCATCTGGAAAAAGCTATTCCGCTTCCAACGGGATGGTGTCATCGGAGCTATCGACAAACTAGAACGATACGGCGGGTGTATCATCGCAGACAGTGTTGGATTAGGGAAAACATTTGAGGCACTCGCGGTCATCAAGTACTACGAACTCAGGAATGACCGTGTGCTGGTCCTATGTCCCAAGAGGCTTCGAGAAAACTGGACAATTTATCGTTCTAATGACCGTCGCAATATTCTTGCATCAGATCGCCTCAACTACGATGTACTCAATCACACAGACCTGTCTCGAGATGATGGGTTCTCGGGTGATATCGATTTGTCACACATCAACTGGGGCAACTACGATCTTGTCGTCATTGATGAATCGCACAACTTCCGTAACCGAACTACGCCGAAGGCAGGTGGCGAAACAAGATACGACAAATTGATGCGCCGGATTATTCAGGATGGTGTGCGGACCAGAGTCCTGATGCTGTCAGCGACACCCGTCAATAATCGGTTGGCTGACCTGAAGAACCAGATTACTTTCGCAACCGAAGGGAATGATGAAGCACTTAAGGATCAGGGGATCACCAGCATCGAAACGACGGTTCGTCTTGCCCAGACTCAATTCAACAAGTGGCAACAATTGGAAGACGAAGAACGCCGACCAGCTAGGCTGATGGATATGCTTGGGTTTGACTACTTCCAACTGCTTGATCTGCTCACGATTGCACGGTCGCGGAAGCATGTCGAAAAATATTATGGCACATCAGAAACCGGTAAGTTTCCCGAACGGCTGACACCAATAAACATCTACGCGGATGTGGACCTGACCCAGCAATTTCCACCGATTGCAGAAATCAACGACGACATTCGACGGCTCAACCTCAGTTCTTACGCACCACTTCGCTACGTATTGCCCGCCAAGCAACCAGCATACGATGCCAAATACAGCCAGCGGGTAAAGGGTGGTCTTTTTAGACAGTCTGACCGAGAAGAGAGTCTAATTCATCTATTGCGCGTCAACTTGCTCAAGCGTATGGAAAGTGCGGTCTCTTCGTTCTCGCTCACTGTGGAACGTCTGCTACATACCGTTGAGACGACACTTGCACAGATCGAAAGGCATGTCGATAGCGTTGAAGAGATCGATATCCACGAGGTAGATGTTGAGGACCCTGTTTTTGAACCACTGCTGGCAGGGGCGAAAGTCAAGGTGTTGTTACAGGATGTCGACCGCGTTCGGTGGCAACAAGACCTGATGGAGGACCGCGACAGGCTTACTTCAATGCTCACTGCTGCAAAAAGCGTCAATCCGGAACGTGATGCAAAACTCGCCGACTTGCGCAAAGTGATCGAGGAGAAAATTCGCCAGCCGATTAATGCAGGCAATCGGAAAGTACTGGTTTTTACAGCCTTCACAGATACAGCGAAATATCTTTACGAACAACTCACCCCGTGGGCAACGACACTGGGATTGAACACCGCAATGGTAACTGCGGGTCGGATGAGAAGTTCCATCTCCACACTCCGACTGAACATGTCTACTTTACTCTCTGCATTTGCACCGCGAGCAAAGGAGCGACCGGCAGAATTTGCAGGGGAAGGTGACATCGACCTGCTGATTGCAAATGATTGTATTTCTGAAGGCCAGAACCTTCAGGATTGTGATTTCCTCATCAACTATGACATTCACTGGAACCCCGTCCGGATCATTCAGCGGTTTGGACGGATCGATCGTATCGGTTCACCCAACTCAGTGATACAACTAGTGAATTTCTGGCCGAATATGGAGCTGGAAGAGTACATCGGCCTCGAACAACGGGTCAGTGGTCGCATGGTGCTACTCGACATCTCGGCAACAGGAGAAGAGAACGTAATTGAGCAGCAGTCTGGCAACCAGATGAACGACCTGGAGTACCGACGAAAGCAGTTGTTGAAGTTGCAGGATGCTGTTATCGATATGGAAGACTTGTCCAGTGGTGTATCGATTGCCGATCTCACCCTGAACGACTTTCGCATTGATCTGGCCCGTCTTTCGAAGGAAGAGCGACAAAACCTTGCGAAGTTGCCTTTCGGTACCTTTTCCGTCACATCGAGTCTGAATGGCGAAACCCCAATTCCACCAGGTGCGATCTTCTGTCTCCGAGCGATGGGGGAGTTTGCAGACAAACCTGCGGAACCAGGTTATCCATTGGCACCTCACTACCTTGTTCATGTGGGTGATGACGGCAGTGTAGTTCACTCATTTACACAGGGAAAACAGATCCTAGACTACCTCAAGCGTCTCTGTTCTGAACGATCAACCCCGGATCCCATTGCCTGTGGAGAATTCGATAAAATTACTCGCAATGGTGAGAAAATGGAGCACTATCAGAAATTACTGGCTGTTGCGGTAGCCTCGATTACCGGAAAGAAGGAAGAGCGATCGACAGCCAGTTTGTTTTCTCCAGGTGGTACACACCCACACAAAGGGCAGTTTGCGGGAATGCATGATTTCGAAGTGGTAATGTTTCTTCCAGTGCTTGCAGAGGTTGGATCGTGACAGCCGATTCGCTCATTGAAGCAATGGCACTTCCCGCACATACGCGGGTCGATCAACGAGTTGCCAAAAAATTATTGCTGGAGAATGGTGCCCCAACCGCTGCCGATAAACGGATCATCAACGATGGCATTGAAGAGCTTATCTGGGTGGCAGCTCTGAAACCCGAATCGATCGGTGTACCATCTTTTCGAGATGCTACTCGTGAATACCTTGAAATTGCTGTATTATCTCTCTCCTTGCGGTCTGGAGCAAAGGCAGTGCGGTTACGGGAGCTTGTTCATCGAGCGATTCCTTATCCGCTGGCGCTTGTAAGTACAATTAGCAATGGGATGACATTTTCTATGGCCCATCTTCGAAAAGCAGAAAATGACTCATCGAAGATAGTTCTTGATGGCGGTATCGTTGGTGTTTCGGTGACATCAGATGAGGTAGATACTGCTTTCCTTAAGCACCTTTCGCTGGCTGGGTTGCCGAAGGAAAATCTCTTCTCTCTATATCAGGGTTGGTTCGATCGCATTACTGCTCTGGATGCTGCTCGATATACGGGTTCATTTGCTCTTGCCTCATCGCGGGGAGTAACAGAAAGATGGCAGATTTCCGTCCGCGAGATTGCCAGGCTCGATGTAGAGATTGCCGCACTCCGGGCGAACGCAGAAAAAACAACGCAACTGAATCGCCGTGTGGAGATGAATCTGGAATTACGGCGATTGCAAGATGAACGATTACAGTTTCTGGCACAACTTGGGAAGGGAGATAGCGAATGAAACCGATTGCAGCAGGCGATCCAGAAAGCCAATCGGCGGACATTGTTGCCGAGAATATCGCACAACTGCGTGGCCTGTTTCCTGAGGCATTCACCGAAGGGAAAATCGACTTCGACGTACTGAAACAATTGCTGGGTAGATCGGTTGATGAACGGGAGGAAAAGTACGGCCTGAACTGGCATGGTAAACGACGGGCTCGGCAATTGGCTCTTACTCCCAGCACAGGCACGCTGCGACCTGCTCTTGGGGAAGGTGTCGATGAAGAGACCACCCAGAACCTCGTCATTGAGGGGGATAATCTCGAAGTGCTGAAACTCCTGCAAAAGAGTTACAGTGGCAAGGTGAAGCTGATATACATTGATCCGCCATACAATACTGGTAAAGACTTCGTCTACCCGGACAACTTTCACGATAACATCAAGAATTACCTCGAACTGACGGGCCAGATCGAAGGCGGAACCAAGATCGCAAGCAACACCGAAACCAGCGGTCGGTTTCATACTCACTGGCTCAACATGATGTACCCCCGCCTGATGTTGGCAAGGAACCTTCTGCGAGAAGATGGAGTTATATTTGTCAGTTGTGATGATACAGAATTGCTGAATTTAAATTGGTTACTCCATGAAGTATTCGGCGAAGAAAACTTTATTCATTGCCTTGTGTGGCAAAAAAAAGTCAGCCCATCCAACGACTCAAGATATTTTAGCAATGATCATGATTATATACTTACAGCAGCAAGGCAACTTACC
It encodes:
- a CDS encoding helicase-related protein yields the protein MKLISNSGNDRVLDVFKKMVVPGCSIDIVTPELSLFGFAEVLDFLEKAGKSRLVLPDPSLHDPGLLGSDADRASRNKLLGRWWASQCMRWLNHDVQVQQAPTGIPQSAIMVHNSPGENVAITGNCPFTTSGFGLTPGVQFGLIQRTESSNEASVYHEWFSQLWISTQSNGIKSSLFEKLSEMVDHRSPETAYHLALLHLFQKYGEELDEERIVKSATGIKNTIIWKKLFRFQRDGVIGAIDKLERYGGCIIADSVGLGKTFEALAVIKYYELRNDRVLVLCPKRLRENWTIYRSNDRRNILASDRLNYDVLNHTDLSRDDGFSGDIDLSHINWGNYDLVVIDESHNFRNRTTPKAGGETRYDKLMRRIIQDGVRTRVLMLSATPVNNRLADLKNQITFATEGNDEALKDQGITSIETTVRLAQTQFNKWQQLEDEERRPARLMDMLGFDYFQLLDLLTIARSRKHVEKYYGTSETGKFPERLTPINIYADVDLTQQFPPIAEINDDIRRLNLSSYAPLRYVLPAKQPAYDAKYSQRVKGGLFRQSDREESLIHLLRVNLLKRMESAVSSFSLTVERLLHTVETTLAQIERHVDSVEEIDIHEVDVEDPVFEPLLAGAKVKVLLQDVDRVRWQQDLMEDRDRLTSMLTAAKSVNPERDAKLADLRKVIEEKIRQPINAGNRKVLVFTAFTDTAKYLYEQLTPWATTLGLNTAMVTAGRMRSSISTLRLNMSTLLSAFAPRAKERPAEFAGEGDIDLLIANDCISEGQNLQDCDFLINYDIHWNPVRIIQRFGRIDRIGSPNSVIQLVNFWPNMELEEYIGLEQRVSGRMVLLDISATGEENVIEQQSGNQMNDLEYRRKQLLKLQDAVIDMEDLSSGVSIADLTLNDFRIDLARLSKEERQNLAKLPFGTFSVTSSLNGETPIPPGAIFCLRAMGEFADKPAEPGYPLAPHYLVHVGDDGSVVHSFTQGKQILDYLKRLCSERSTPDPIACGEFDKITRNGEKMEHYQKLLAVAVASITGKKEERSTASLFSPGGTHPHKGQFAGMHDFEVVMFLPVLAEVGS
- a CDS encoding DUF4391 domain-containing protein, coding for MTADSLIEAMALPAHTRVDQRVAKKLLLENGAPTAADKRIINDGIEELIWVAALKPESIGVPSFRDATREYLEIAVLSLSLRSGAKAVRLRELVHRAIPYPLALVSTISNGMTFSMAHLRKAENDSSKIVLDGGIVGVSVTSDEVDTAFLKHLSLAGLPKENLFSLYQGWFDRITALDAARYTGSFALASSRGVTERWQISVREIARLDVEIAALRANAEKTTQLNRRVEMNLELRRLQDERLQFLAQLGKGDSE